The Pedobacter roseus genome contains a region encoding:
- a CDS encoding glycosyltransferase family 2 protein yields MNKLVSIVIPAYNEADNIFVIAESIKNVFSVIDYRYEIILVDDGSADHTLEKIKDYAATADNIFFLEFSKNFGHQLAVKAGMDHAFGDCVISMDCDMQHPPELIPEMLQKWQDGFEVVYTIREEDKNLSKGKRSSSNLFYKTLNWLSDIDLEPGAADFRLLDQKVVSVFRNFHENEPFLRGLVKWLGFKQFAIRYNPAARFSGQSKYTLKKMFRLALHGVTSFSIKPLYTAVYLGFILSFASVLYIPYIIYAFVNHVEVSGWASVIMTIVFFGGLQLIILGIIGIYVGKMFMQSKNRPNYIIRSTNIQQK; encoded by the coding sequence ATGAATAAGTTAGTTTCTATAGTAATCCCTGCCTACAATGAAGCCGATAATATTTTCGTAATTGCCGAAAGTATTAAAAATGTTTTTTCGGTGATTGATTACCGTTATGAAATTATCCTGGTTGATGATGGCAGTGCTGATCACACCCTCGAAAAAATAAAGGATTATGCAGCAACGGCTGATAATATCTTCTTTCTCGAATTTTCTAAAAATTTCGGGCATCAACTGGCGGTAAAAGCTGGTATGGATCATGCTTTTGGCGATTGTGTAATTTCTATGGACTGTGATATGCAGCATCCGCCTGAGCTGATCCCTGAAATGCTGCAGAAATGGCAGGATGGATTTGAAGTGGTTTATACCATAAGGGAAGAAGATAAAAATCTGTCAAAAGGCAAAAGAAGCTCATCAAACCTGTTTTACAAAACCTTAAACTGGTTATCTGATATCGATTTAGAGCCGGGAGCAGCCGATTTCAGGTTATTAGATCAAAAAGTGGTAAGTGTTTTCAGGAATTTCCACGAAAACGAACCTTTTCTACGCGGTTTGGTAAAATGGCTCGGGTTTAAACAGTTCGCCATCAGGTACAATCCGGCTGCACGTTTTTCGGGACAAAGTAAATACACCCTTAAAAAAATGTTCAGGTTAGCCTTACACGGTGTTACCTCTTTTAGTATTAAACCACTATATACTGCGGTATACCTGGGTTTCATTCTTTCTTTTGCCTCTGTACTTTACATACCCTACATTATTTATGCTTTTGTAAATCATGTAGAGGTTTCTGGCTGGGCATCGGTAATTATGACCATTGTCTTTTTTGGAGGGCTACAGCTTATTATTTTGGGCATTATAGGCATTTATGTAGGCAAAATGTTCATGCAGTCTAAAAACCGCCCTAATTACATTATCCGTTCAACTAATATTCAGCAAAAATAA
- a CDS encoding glycosyltransferase family 87 protein, whose translation MNNSKNAGLNKVFSFLLKKQCVIVIYLLLAIIAGFKQYHHHSYNNYLIFKYVYWHTTDLQNLYNNYAEYRDSNHYGPVFSVFIAPFALLPDGLGCILWNIANVCILLWGIYSLPISLKKRTIIAWICAHEALTALFSFQFNIALTGIILLSFSYLVKKKEVQSAFFIAFGTLVKLYGIVGLAFFFFTKNKLKFILGCFIAFALLFALPMAISSPAFVIQSYSDWYHSLAHKNDLNASLTSFQDISLMGMVRRATGNINIPNMPFLLGGLILFGLPYTRINQYKHLGFRLMLLASTLIFTVIFSSGSESPTYIIAFAGVAIWFMVQQNPKNGWIIALFIFAFILTSLSPTDIFPKAVKEFIRLYSFKALPCVIIWLTIIYQMMKEDFKSYLIAD comes from the coding sequence ATGAACAATTCTAAGAACGCTGGTTTGAACAAAGTATTCTCATTTCTTTTAAAAAAGCAATGTGTTATCGTCATTTATCTCCTATTGGCTATTATTGCCGGTTTCAAACAATATCACCATCATTCGTACAACAATTACCTGATCTTTAAATATGTATACTGGCATACTACAGATCTGCAAAATTTATATAATAATTATGCTGAATATCGGGATAGCAACCATTACGGACCGGTATTTTCGGTTTTTATTGCACCTTTTGCCCTTTTACCCGATGGTTTAGGCTGTATTTTATGGAATATTGCAAATGTATGCATACTGCTCTGGGGTATTTATAGTTTACCTATATCGCTTAAAAAACGTACTATTATTGCCTGGATCTGCGCACACGAAGCGTTAACCGCTTTATTTAGTTTCCAGTTCAATATTGCCTTAACCGGTATTATTTTGCTCAGTTTCTCTTACCTGGTCAAAAAAAAGGAGGTGCAATCGGCATTTTTTATTGCATTTGGTACCTTGGTAAAACTTTATGGCATAGTAGGACTTGCTTTTTTCTTCTTTACAAAAAATAAACTTAAATTTATTTTAGGCTGTTTTATTGCCTTTGCTTTGTTATTTGCCTTGCCTATGGCGATTTCGTCGCCAGCATTTGTAATTCAGTCTTACAGCGATTGGTACCACTCTTTGGCACATAAAAATGACCTGAATGCCTCATTAACTTCTTTTCAGGATATTTCTTTAATGGGAATGGTTAGAAGGGCAACAGGAAATATCAATATTCCGAATATGCCGTTTTTGCTGGGTGGATTAATCTTATTCGGATTGCCTTATACCCGCATTAACCAATACAAACATTTAGGTTTTAGGTTAATGTTACTGGCATCAACATTGATTTTTACGGTAATTTTCAGCAGTGGATCAGAATCGCCAACTTATATTATTGCATTTGCAGGTGTGGCCATCTGGTTTATGGTACAACAAAACCCCAAGAACGGTTGGATAATCGCATTGTTTATCTTTGCATTTATACTCACCAGCCTATCGCCAACCGATATTTTCCCCAAGGCTGTTAAAGAATTTATTCGTCTATATTCGTTTAAAGCCCTACCTTGCGTAATCATTTGGCTTACCATAATATATCAAATGATGAAAGAAGATTTTAAGTCTTATCTGATTGCCGATTAA